One window of Silvimonas iriomotensis genomic DNA carries:
- a CDS encoding heavy metal translocating P-type ATPase: protein MNDIASAPCFHCGEPVPRNLNYTVVYRDIPRPVCCAGCQSVASSIIDAGLADYYEQREQPADRAQPLPAELQERLRLYDDPALQQGFVTGDGSNGREAALLIEGISCAACIWLNERQIARVPGVREVSINYTTHRARVRWDNSKTQLSDILKAVADIGYHAQPYDRARQELVADKTRKSALFRLWVAGLSMMQVMMFTVPIYINGIEDIAPQWLRLLQWAGFMLTLPVVLYSAWPFYVSSWRDARRGRAGMDLPVSIGVLAAFAASTWTLIAGHGEVYFDSVSMFVFLLLGGRYLESRARRRAGAALDDLAGMLPAFAHRQTAPDYAQIEEVAVIHLRPDDRVLVKPGEIIPVDGVVLQGQSSVNEALLTGESAPVSKAERHDVTAGTVNLDSPLIIKTTHVGESTRLAGIVRLLDGALAEKPRIAQVADKISGLFVAVLLGVALLTWLFWQWHDPQHALPIAIAVLVISCPCALSLATPAALTAATGHLALRGLLVSRGHTLETMTDVTDIVFDKTGTLTQGQPRLIHTAVWYGEPERAAGIAAALEAHSEHPLAHALSRETAVFATDVTNHPGGGLTGMIDGTGYTIGKLQFVAAHCAAAPPGVPADAPAGTHIWLACATKWIACFTLADSVRPEAAGAVQALQKQGYTVHLLSGDHEAAVADLAATLGIASHTASATPAGKLKVMQQLQRSGKKVMMIGDGVNDAPVLALAHVSVAMGSGVDIAQATGDAVLYDSKLDVLPMALALARKTRKVIRQNLAWALGYNLVALPLAVCGLVTPWLASLGMAASSLLVVGNALRLAAPGRLKHNKKTTADQGLA from the coding sequence ATGAATGACATTGCCAGCGCGCCCTGCTTTCATTGCGGCGAGCCCGTTCCCCGCAATCTGAATTACACCGTCGTCTACCGCGATATCCCCCGCCCGGTGTGCTGTGCGGGCTGCCAGTCCGTGGCCAGCAGCATTATCGACGCCGGCCTGGCCGACTATTACGAGCAACGCGAACAACCCGCCGATCGCGCCCAGCCCCTGCCTGCCGAATTGCAGGAACGCCTGCGCCTGTACGATGACCCAGCACTCCAGCAAGGCTTTGTGACGGGCGATGGCAGCAACGGGCGCGAAGCCGCCCTGCTGATTGAAGGCATCAGCTGCGCGGCCTGCATCTGGCTTAACGAACGCCAGATTGCCCGTGTGCCGGGCGTGCGCGAAGTCTCGATCAACTACACCACACACCGTGCCCGCGTACGCTGGGACAACAGCAAAACGCAGCTATCGGACATCCTCAAGGCGGTTGCCGATATTGGTTATCACGCCCAGCCCTACGACCGCGCCCGGCAAGAACTGGTGGCAGACAAAACGCGCAAGTCCGCCCTGTTCCGCCTGTGGGTGGCCGGACTGTCGATGATGCAGGTCATGATGTTCACGGTGCCGATATACATCAATGGCATAGAGGATATCGCGCCGCAGTGGCTCAGGTTGCTGCAGTGGGCCGGCTTCATGCTGACGTTGCCGGTGGTGCTGTATTCGGCCTGGCCGTTTTATGTTTCCAGTTGGCGCGACGCGCGACGCGGTCGGGCCGGCATGGATTTGCCGGTCAGCATCGGTGTACTGGCCGCGTTTGCCGCCAGCACTTGGACACTCATTGCCGGCCACGGCGAAGTCTATTTTGACTCCGTATCGATGTTTGTCTTTCTGCTATTGGGCGGCCGCTACCTGGAAAGCCGCGCGCGCCGCCGCGCGGGTGCTGCGCTGGATGATCTGGCCGGCATGTTGCCGGCGTTTGCCCATCGGCAAACCGCGCCTGATTACGCGCAGATCGAAGAAGTAGCGGTCATTCATCTGCGCCCGGATGACCGGGTTCTGGTCAAACCGGGTGAGATCATTCCGGTCGATGGCGTGGTATTGCAGGGCCAGAGCAGCGTAAATGAGGCCCTGCTCACCGGTGAAAGCGCACCGGTCAGCAAGGCGGAGCGACATGACGTCACTGCCGGTACCGTGAACCTGGATTCCCCGCTGATCATCAAGACCACCCACGTGGGCGAATCCACGCGTCTTGCCGGCATTGTGCGCTTGCTGGATGGCGCACTGGCAGAGAAGCCGCGCATTGCGCAGGTTGCCGACAAGATCTCCGGCCTGTTCGTCGCCGTACTACTGGGCGTTGCCTTGCTGACCTGGCTATTCTGGCAATGGCACGACCCCCAGCACGCCTTGCCGATCGCCATTGCCGTACTGGTGATTTCCTGCCCCTGCGCGCTATCGCTGGCCACGCCCGCGGCATTGACCGCAGCGACCGGTCATCTGGCGTTGCGCGGGCTGCTGGTGTCACGCGGACACACACTGGAGACCATGACGGACGTGACCGATATCGTCTTTGATAAAACCGGCACCCTGACGCAAGGCCAGCCCAGACTGATCCACACCGCCGTCTGGTATGGCGAGCCTGAACGCGCCGCCGGCATTGCCGCCGCACTGGAAGCGCATTCCGAACACCCGCTGGCGCACGCGCTCAGCCGTGAAACTGCGGTATTTGCCACGGATGTCACCAATCATCCTGGCGGCGGCCTCACCGGCATGATTGACGGCACCGGCTACACCATCGGCAAGCTGCAGTTTGTCGCGGCGCATTGCGCTGCGGCGCCACCGGGCGTGCCGGCAGACGCCCCTGCCGGCACTCACATCTGGCTGGCTTGCGCCACCAAATGGATCGCCTGTTTTACCCTGGCCGACTCAGTGCGCCCAGAGGCCGCAGGCGCCGTGCAGGCGCTGCAAAAACAGGGCTACACCGTGCATTTGCTCAGCGGCGACCATGAAGCGGCAGTGGCTGATCTTGCCGCAACGCTGGGCATAGCCAGCCACACCGCCAGCGCCACACCGGCGGGCAAACTCAAAGTCATGCAGCAACTGCAACGATCCGGCAAAAAGGTGATGATGATTGGCGACGGCGTCAACGACGCGCCCGTGCTGGCACTGGCCCATGTCTCCGTCGCCATGGGCTCTGGCGTGGATATCGCGCAGGCCACTGGCGACGCCGTGCTCTACGACAGCAAACTGGATGTATTGCCCATGGCACTGGCGCTGGCCCGCAAAACCCGCAAGGTCATCCGGCAGAATCTGGCGTGGGCACTGGGTTACAACCTTGTAGCACTGCCACTGGCCGTATGCGGTCTGGTGACCCCCTGGCTCGCCAGTCTGGGCATGGCCGCCAGTTCATTGCTGGTCGTGGGCAACGCCCTGCGCCTTGCCGCGCCAGGGCGTTTGAAACACAACAAAAAAACGACTGCGGATCAAGGGCTTGCCTGA
- the ccoS gene encoding cbb3-type cytochrome oxidase assembly protein CcoS, which produces MESLYLLIPLSVLLVFLIGALFWWSMRSGQFDDLEGPAHRILQDDDSAHAVSSKKEIETPKTPD; this is translated from the coding sequence ATGGAGAGCTTATATTTGCTGATCCCGCTTTCCGTATTACTGGTTTTTCTGATTGGTGCGCTATTCTGGTGGAGTATGCGCAGCGGCCAATTCGATGATCTGGAAGGCCCGGCGCACCGGATTTTGCAGGATGACGACTCCGCCCATGCCGTGTCGTCAAAAAAAGAGATAGAAACCCCAAAAACACCTGACTGA
- the ccoN gene encoding cytochrome-c oxidase, cbb3-type subunit I, with the protein MENQATYNYKVVRQFAIMTVVWGIVGMLVGVVIAAQLAWPELNFGPYFHFGRLRALHTNGVIFAFGGSGLFATSYYVVQRTCNVRLISDKLAAFTFWGWQIVILAVVITYPLGITFNKEYAEMEWPIKILIAIVWVTYAVVFFGTIAKRKVKHIYVANWFYGGFILAVALLHIVNSAFIPVSLWKSYSVYAGAVDAMVQWWYGHNAVGFFLTAGFLGMMYYFVPKQAGRPIYSYRLSVVHFWALIFTYMWAGPHHLHYTALPDWTQSLGMIFSLILLAPSWGGMINGIMTLSGAWHKLRTDPILKFLITALSFYGMSTFEGPMMAIKTVNALSHYTDWTIGHVHSGALGWVAMITIGSTYYLIPRLFNREQMWSIKLIEVHFWIATLGTVLYIASMWIAGVTEGLMWRAVNPDGTLTYAFIDAVKATHPYYIIRFLGGVLFLSGMVLMLYNTLRTASSGSPVNAQIPAVPAHA; encoded by the coding sequence ATGGAAAACCAGGCCACATACAATTACAAAGTGGTGCGGCAGTTTGCCATCATGACCGTCGTGTGGGGTATTGTCGGCATGCTGGTGGGGGTAGTGATTGCGGCTCAGCTTGCCTGGCCAGAACTCAATTTCGGACCCTATTTTCACTTCGGTCGTCTACGTGCACTGCACACCAATGGCGTTATCTTTGCCTTTGGCGGCAGCGGCCTTTTTGCCACGTCTTATTACGTCGTCCAGCGTACCTGTAATGTGCGCCTGATCAGCGACAAGCTCGCCGCCTTTACCTTCTGGGGCTGGCAGATCGTCATCCTTGCTGTCGTCATTACCTATCCGCTCGGTATTACCTTCAACAAGGAATACGCCGAGATGGAATGGCCAATCAAAATCCTGATTGCCATTGTCTGGGTGACTTATGCCGTGGTCTTCTTTGGCACGATTGCCAAACGCAAGGTCAAGCACATTTATGTCGCCAACTGGTTTTATGGCGGTTTTATTCTGGCGGTCGCACTGCTGCATATCGTCAACAGTGCGTTTATTCCGGTCAGCTTGTGGAAGTCTTATTCGGTCTACGCCGGCGCGGTCGATGCCATGGTGCAATGGTGGTACGGCCATAACGCAGTGGGCTTTTTCCTCACCGCGGGCTTTCTTGGCATGATGTATTACTTCGTGCCCAAACAAGCCGGACGCCCGATCTATTCTTACCGCCTCTCGGTCGTGCACTTCTGGGCGCTGATCTTCACCTATATGTGGGCCGGCCCTCACCACCTGCATTACACCGCCCTGCCGGACTGGACCCAGTCGCTGGGCATGATCTTCTCGCTGATCCTGCTGGCGCCAAGCTGGGGCGGCATGATCAACGGCATCATGACCTTGTCGGGCGCCTGGCACAAACTGCGTACCGACCCGATCCTGAAGTTCCTGATTACCGCGCTGTCGTTCTACGGCATGTCCACGTTTGAAGGCCCGATGATGGCCATCAAGACGGTCAACGCCCTGTCGCATTACACAGACTGGACCATTGGCCACGTGCACTCCGGCGCACTGGGCTGGGTGGCCATGATTACCATCGGCTCCACCTACTACCTGATCCCGCGCCTGTTCAACCGCGAACAGATGTGGTCCATCAAGCTGATCGAAGTGCACTTCTGGATCGCCACGCTGGGCACGGTGCTGTACATCGCCTCCATGTGGATTGCCGGTGTGACAGAAGGCCTGATGTGGCGCGCGGTCAACCCGGATGGCACGCTGACCTACGCGTTTATCGATGCGGTCAAGGCAACGCATCCGTATTACATCATCCGCTTCCTGGGTGGTGTGCTGTTCCTCTCCGGCATGGTGCTGATGCTGTACAACACGCTGCGCACAGCGTCCTCCGGTTCGCCGGTGAACGCGCAGATTCCTGCTGTGCCTGCACACGCCTGA
- the ccoO gene encoding cytochrome-c oxidase, cbb3-type subunit II: MEKIQKLIEENVFWLILLTILTVSVAMMVEILPLAFAKSTTEPIEGVKPYTALQLAGRDIYLREGCYNCHSQMIRPFRAETERYGHYSVAGESVYDHPFLWGSKRTGPDLARVGGRYSDEWHRAHLMNPRDVVPESIMPAFPWLAANRVDGESLPAKMRALRKVGVPYTDQDIASATKDVEGKSEMEAVIAYLQGLGLALKNKR, encoded by the coding sequence ATGGAAAAAATTCAGAAGCTGATCGAGGAAAACGTCTTCTGGCTGATCTTGCTGACCATTCTGACCGTTAGCGTCGCCATGATGGTAGAGATCTTGCCGCTGGCGTTTGCCAAGTCCACGACCGAGCCGATCGAGGGCGTCAAACCCTACACCGCCTTGCAACTGGCCGGGCGTGATATCTACCTGCGTGAAGGCTGTTACAACTGCCATTCGCAAATGATCCGGCCGTTCCGTGCGGAAACCGAGCGCTATGGCCACTACTCCGTGGCCGGCGAATCTGTCTATGACCACCCTTTCCTGTGGGGTTCCAAGCGTACCGGGCCTGATCTGGCGCGTGTTGGCGGGCGTTACTCGGATGAATGGCATCGCGCCCACCTGATGAACCCGCGTGACGTGGTGCCTGAATCCATCATGCCGGCGTTTCCGTGGCTGGCGGCCAACCGCGTGGACGGGGAAAGCCTGCCAGCCAAAATGCGTGCCCTGCGCAAGGTCGGTGTGCCTTACACCGACCAGGACATTGCCAGTGCCACCAAGGATGTAGAAGGCAAATCGGAGATGGAAGCGGTGATTGCCTATCTGCAAGGCCTGGGTCTGGCCTTGAAGAACAAGAGGTAA
- a CDS encoding cbb3-type cytochrome oxidase subunit 3 — protein MEWQDLLRIGVTVLGFLCFVALIIWAFSKNTRAEMEEAGRAPLLDDDLPPSSSRQN, from the coding sequence ATGGAATGGCAGGATTTGTTGCGCATCGGCGTCACCGTGCTGGGGTTTCTGTGCTTCGTCGCGCTCATCATCTGGGCGTTCAGCAAGAACACCCGGGCGGAGATGGAAGAAGCGGGCCGCGCGCCCCTCCTGGACGATGACCTGCCTCCGTCGTCGTCCAGACAAAACTAG
- the ccoP gene encoding cytochrome-c oxidase, cbb3-type subunit III, whose protein sequence is MNDFYSSFWGVYITVIVIVSLIGLAFLLKSQSAVKVKKGEKVETLGHVWDGDLQEYNNPLPGWWVGLFVLTLVFAVGYLALYPGIAIGNLRNWSSAGQYKQETAQADAKYGPLYDQFLKMPIEQVAQNPQAQEIGKRLFLTYCLQCHGADARGAKGFPNLVHHDWMYGGTPDRIVQTISNGRHGQMPAFGAAFGEEKVRDVANYVLKISGNKFDDERAGRGESTFKQVCAACHGPDGHGNIDVGAPNLTHPSGVWLYGKSETTIIETITNGRNNQMPAWKDFLGDAKVHVLAGYVYGLSHNAQNAQ, encoded by the coding sequence ATGAATGATTTCTATAGCAGTTTCTGGGGCGTTTACATCACTGTAATCGTCATTGTTTCCCTGATTGGCCTTGCGTTCCTGCTTAAAAGCCAGAGCGCAGTCAAAGTCAAAAAGGGCGAGAAAGTTGAAACCCTGGGTCATGTCTGGGATGGCGACCTGCAGGAGTACAACAACCCGTTGCCAGGCTGGTGGGTGGGTCTGTTTGTACTGACCCTGGTGTTTGCGGTGGGTTATTTGGCGCTCTACCCTGGCATTGCCATTGGCAATCTGCGGAACTGGAGTTCGGCCGGGCAATACAAGCAGGAAACCGCCCAGGCAGATGCCAAATATGGGCCGCTGTATGACCAGTTCCTGAAAATGCCGATTGAACAGGTTGCGCAGAACCCGCAGGCACAGGAAATCGGCAAGCGCCTGTTCCTGACCTACTGCCTGCAATGCCACGGTGCAGATGCCCGTGGCGCCAAGGGCTTTCCTAACCTGGTTCACCATGACTGGATGTATGGCGGCACGCCTGACCGCATTGTGCAAACCATCAGCAACGGCCGTCACGGCCAGATGCCCGCCTTTGGCGCAGCGTTTGGCGAAGAAAAGGTGCGCGATGTCGCCAACTACGTGCTGAAGATTTCCGGCAACAAGTTTGACGATGAACGCGCCGGGCGGGGCGAATCCACATTCAAGCAAGTCTGCGCTGCCTGTCATGGGCCAGATGGCCACGGCAATATCGATGTCGGCGCGCCCAATCTGACGCACCCGAGCGGCGTGTGGCTCTATGGCAAGTCAGAGACCACCATCATCGAGACCATCACCAACGGCCGCAATAACCAGATGCCGGCCTGGAAAGATTTTCTGGGTGACGCCAAGGTGCATGTACTGGCCGGCTATGTGTATGGCTTGTCCCATAACGCACAGAACGCCCAGTAA
- the ccoG gene encoding cytochrome c oxidase accessory protein CcoG, with protein sequence MSKKLQDIPVTVVEVNDQGEYEEISLYAKHKKIYPRWVNGIYNKWRIFFVFATQLFFYGMPWINLNERQALLFDLANRKFFIFNLVFLPQDFIYLTALLVLCAFGLFAWTTIGGRLWCGYSCPQTVYTEIFLWIEKWVEGDRMARIKLDSGPRTARKLRLKITKHALWIVFALWTGFTFVGYFTPIRDLWHETITFTISPLEGFWVLFYGFATYGNAGWLREQVCKYMCPYARFQSAMFDADTLVVSYDPERGEQRGSRKKGADYKAEGLGDCIDCKMCVQVCPVGIDIRDGLQYECIGCAACIDACDEVMDKMSYPRGLIRYTTENALNHVYPESKFLSRLKRPRVLMYGFILLVVLVITLVSLIRHQPVKVNIARDRVALVREAEDGLLENSYRLQIENADEKNHVYTIRAEGLEGIKVLVDGGNAVSVSATGQEDVGVRLHVDAHNAKAGSHTIYFIITAKDDPKIETREKSSFIGQNP encoded by the coding sequence ATGAGCAAGAAGCTGCAGGACATTCCGGTCACAGTGGTAGAGGTCAATGATCAGGGTGAATACGAAGAAATCAGCCTGTACGCCAAACACAAGAAAATCTACCCGCGCTGGGTCAACGGCATTTACAACAAATGGCGCATCTTCTTTGTCTTTGCCACGCAGCTTTTCTTCTATGGCATGCCATGGATCAATCTGAACGAGCGTCAGGCGCTGCTGTTTGATCTGGCCAACCGCAAGTTTTTTATCTTCAACCTGGTTTTTCTGCCGCAAGACTTTATTTACCTGACCGCCCTGCTGGTTTTGTGCGCTTTCGGCCTGTTTGCGTGGACCACGATTGGCGGGCGGCTCTGGTGCGGTTACTCCTGTCCGCAAACGGTCTACACCGAGATCTTCTTGTGGATAGAAAAATGGGTCGAAGGCGACCGTATGGCGCGGATCAAGCTCGATAGCGGCCCGCGCACTGCCCGCAAACTCCGGCTCAAGATCACCAAACACGCCCTCTGGATTGTCTTTGCGCTGTGGACCGGCTTCACCTTTGTGGGCTATTTCACGCCGATTCGTGATCTGTGGCACGAGACCATTACCTTCACCATTAGCCCGCTGGAAGGGTTCTGGGTGCTGTTTTATGGCTTTGCCACCTACGGCAATGCTGGCTGGTTGCGTGAACAAGTCTGCAAGTACATGTGCCCGTACGCCCGCTTCCAGAGTGCCATGTTTGATGCCGACACGCTGGTGGTCTCTTACGACCCTGAACGCGGTGAACAGCGCGGCAGCCGCAAGAAAGGCGCGGACTACAAGGCAGAAGGCCTGGGTGACTGCATAGATTGCAAGATGTGCGTCCAGGTATGTCCGGTCGGCATCGATATCCGCGACGGCCTGCAGTATGAATGCATCGGCTGCGCGGCATGCATTGATGCCTGTGATGAGGTCATGGACAAGATGAGCTACCCGCGCGGGCTCATCCGTTACACCACGGAAAACGCCCTCAACCATGTTTATCCGGAGTCTAAATTCCTCTCGCGCCTCAAGCGGCCGCGCGTATTGATGTATGGTTTTATCCTGCTGGTGGTACTGGTGATCACCCTTGTCTCGCTGATTCGTCACCAGCCCGTCAAGGTCAATATCGCGCGTGATCGGGTAGCACTGGTGCGGGAGGCGGAAGATGGCCTGCTGGAAAACAGCTACCGTTTGCAGATCGAAAACGCGGACGAGAAAAACCATGTCTACACCATCCGCGCCGAAGGTCTGGAGGGCATCAAGGTGCTGGTGGATGGCGGCAACGCGGTGTCGGTCAGCGCTACCGGGCAGGAAGACGTGGGCGTGCGCTTGCATGTCGATGCCCACAACGCCAAAGCAGGTAGTCACACCATCTATTTCATCATTACCGCCAAAGACGACCCGAAAATCGAAACTCGCGAAAAATCGAGTTTTATCGGGCAGAACCCCTGA
- a CDS encoding FixH family protein → MQTPSSPEKRPWYKQPWAWFILLLPVIAIVGCINLIWLAGKHSDGVVADDYTRTGDEVTQVLARDQAAARLGLRATATIDAQGLARIELNQPVAGPLQLKLLHPTVARNDQAASLSDQGNHLWQGQLAHPPGAVRWDVELSDNKNTWRLRGQMKPGQSGKLVLSPAT, encoded by the coding sequence ATGCAAACCCCGTCATCACCAGAGAAACGCCCCTGGTACAAACAGCCCTGGGCCTGGTTCATCCTGTTGTTGCCTGTGATTGCCATTGTTGGCTGCATCAATCTGATCTGGCTGGCCGGCAAGCATAGCGATGGCGTGGTGGCAGACGATTACACCAGAACGGGTGATGAAGTGACCCAAGTACTGGCACGGGATCAAGCGGCGGCCAGGCTGGGCTTGCGTGCCACTGCCACCATTGACGCTCAAGGGTTGGCGCGGATTGAACTCAACCAGCCGGTTGCCGGGCCACTGCAGCTGAAGCTATTGCACCCCACCGTGGCGCGGAATGATCAGGCCGCCAGCTTGAGCGATCAGGGCAATCACCTGTGGCAAGGCCAACTGGCGCATCCGCCCGGTGCGGTCAGATGGGATGTGGAATTGTCTGACAACAAAAACACCTGGCGGCTACGTGGGCAAATGAAGCCGGGGCAAAGCGGCAAGCTGGTTCTGTCGCCCGCTACCTGA
- a CDS encoding FixH family protein — MARLPQETQQRKPWYREPGPWLVALGPACVVVGSLFCVYLAFSRQDDLVTQNYYQAGLTVNQRMHEDEKARALGLDGQLTIDVTRGQVALTLDNPEKQPLPPVLQLDLAHPTQEKLDQHVVLSKTEGNSYIANIEPTKASRWHVTVQNEELWRMEGEWDAHSGNVVRIQPTSRAAAPADN; from the coding sequence ATGGCACGGCTCCCGCAGGAAACGCAGCAACGCAAACCCTGGTATCGCGAACCTGGTCCGTGGCTGGTGGCGCTGGGGCCGGCTTGCGTGGTGGTCGGCAGCTTGTTTTGCGTGTACCTGGCGTTCTCGCGCCAGGATGACCTTGTTACGCAGAACTACTATCAGGCTGGCCTGACTGTAAACCAGCGCATGCATGAGGATGAAAAAGCCAGAGCGTTGGGGCTGGATGGCCAGTTGACCATTGATGTCACCAGGGGGCAGGTTGCGCTCACCCTGGACAACCCGGAAAAACAACCGCTCCCGCCCGTCCTGCAGCTTGATCTGGCCCACCCGACACAGGAAAAGCTGGATCAGCATGTTGTACTCAGCAAAACCGAGGGCAATAGCTACATTGCCAACATTGAACCGACCAAAGCGTCGCGCTGGCATGTCACGGTTCAGAATGAAGAACTCTGGCGTATGGAAGGGGAATGGGATGCCCACAGCGGCAATGTTGTCCGCATCCAGCCAACCAGCCGCGCCGCCGCTCCCGCCGATAACTGA
- a CDS encoding undecaprenyl-diphosphate phosphatase — protein sequence MGLQLESILFAIMQGVSELFPVSSLGHGVVVPDLLHWQMDTRSEQFLPFMVVLHLGTALALLAYFRKDWIELFRDFFKGGCNPNNALARPLWLTIVGTIPAGLLGLLLEKKIKLLFGSTTIVLAVLVLNGIMLIAGERAVKRSRGGGKLEDLSFAGALKVGLAQSLALVPGISRSGSTLLGGLSQGLSYEAAARFSFLLATPIILAASVLEVPKAMHQAGPLPFGQMALCGLIAGVCAYLSTWALMRYFKTHEVKALSPFGWYCIALGVLGLAVKFA from the coding sequence ATGGGGCTGCAGCTCGAAAGTATTTTGTTCGCAATCATGCAAGGGGTCAGCGAGCTATTTCCGGTCAGTAGTCTTGGGCATGGCGTGGTGGTGCCTGATTTGCTGCACTGGCAAATGGATACGCGCAGCGAACAGTTCTTGCCGTTCATGGTGGTGCTGCATCTGGGTACTGCCCTGGCGTTGCTGGCGTACTTTCGCAAAGACTGGATCGAACTCTTTCGCGACTTCTTCAAGGGTGGCTGCAACCCTAATAACGCGCTGGCACGTCCGCTGTGGCTGACCATTGTCGGCACCATTCCCGCCGGCCTGTTGGGCCTGTTGCTGGAAAAAAAGATCAAGTTACTGTTTGGCAGTACCACCATCGTGCTGGCTGTGCTGGTGCTCAACGGCATCATGCTGATTGCGGGCGAGCGGGCGGTGAAGCGCAGCCGTGGCGGTGGCAAGCTGGAAGACCTGTCTTTTGCGGGCGCGCTGAAGGTGGGCCTGGCGCAAAGCCTTGCGCTGGTGCCGGGGATTTCACGCTCGGGCAGCACCTTGCTGGGCGGTCTGTCGCAAGGGCTCTCTTACGAAGCCGCTGCACGCTTTTCTTTCTTGCTGGCCACGCCGATTATCCTGGCCGCCAGCGTACTGGAAGTGCCCAAGGCCATGCACCAGGCCGGGCCGTTGCCGTTTGGGCAAATGGCGCTGTGCGGGCTGATTGCGGGCGTCTGTGCGTATCTGAGTACGTGGGCCTTGATGCGCTACTTCAAGACGCATGAAGTCAAGGCGCTGAGCCCGTTTGGCTGGTACTGTATTGCCTTGGGTGTTTTGGGTCTGGCGGTCAAATTCGCATAA
- a CDS encoding tRNA dihydrouridine synthase has product MRIYLAPMEGLLDHVLRDVLTRSSGIDVCVSEFIRISGSLLPKRTFYRSVPELLTGGKTPGGVPVRVQLLGSDPVCMAENAERLASLNPPGIDLNFGCPAKTVNRHGGGALLLKTPDLIHDVVRAVRQAVPAHIPVTTKMRLGYEDQSLTLECAHAMENGGSAELVVHARTKTDGYRPPAYWEKLPAIREALRIPVIANGEVWTAADFHRCREVSGCEDVMIGRGMVANPGLALEVLGKAGLAWHELAPLVHVFWHNVETRILPKYQGGRVKQWLGYMRRQYPQADAVFVEGRALPEARDLVALMLESMRQAEVAHA; this is encoded by the coding sequence TTGCGTATCTATCTGGCCCCGATGGAGGGGCTGCTTGATCATGTGCTGCGTGATGTACTGACCCGCTCCAGCGGGATTGATGTCTGCGTGAGCGAGTTCATCCGCATCTCTGGCAGTTTGCTGCCCAAGCGCACCTTTTATCGCTCTGTGCCGGAACTGCTCACGGGTGGCAAGACACCTGGCGGGGTGCCGGTGCGCGTGCAGTTGCTCGGGTCCGATCCGGTCTGCATGGCAGAGAACGCAGAAAGACTGGCCTCGCTCAATCCGCCTGGGATTGATCTGAACTTTGGCTGCCCGGCCAAAACCGTCAACCGTCACGGCGGCGGCGCGTTACTGCTCAAGACACCTGACCTGATTCACGACGTGGTGCGTGCAGTACGGCAAGCCGTACCGGCGCATATTCCGGTGACCACCAAAATGCGCCTGGGTTACGAAGACCAGAGCCTGACCCTGGAGTGTGCGCACGCCATGGAAAACGGCGGTTCGGCCGAACTGGTGGTGCATGCCAGAACCAAAACCGACGGTTATCGCCCGCCCGCGTACTGGGAAAAACTCCCGGCGATTCGCGAAGCATTGCGCATTCCGGTGATCGCCAATGGCGAAGTGTGGACCGCGGCGGATTTTCACCGTTGCCGTGAGGTATCTGGCTGCGAAGACGTGATGATCGGCCGGGGCATGGTGGCCAATCCGGGCCTGGCGCTGGAAGTGCTGGGCAAGGCCGGCCTGGCGTGGCATGAACTCGCGCCGCTTGTCCATGTGTTCTGGCATAACGTTGAAACACGAATCCTGCCAAAATACCAGGGCGGCCGGGTAAAGCAATGGCTGGGCTATATGCGCCGTCAGTATCCGCAGGCCGACGCGGTTTTTGTTGAAGGCCGCGCACTGCCAGAAGCGCGTGATTTGGTCGCGCTGATGCTTGAATCCATGCGGCAGGCAGAAGTCGCTCACGCGTGA